The genomic window GTGGATTATTCCTGATGAGTCTGTGAGATGGGTGTCCATCGTGATCGCCATGTGCCTGTCCGGGTCGGTTCTGGTCATGACGTTTTGGCCGGCTGTTCGAGATGACCACCGCAGGATTGCAATAGCAACCGTTTCAACCATTGTAGTTCTTCATGCCTTGCTTGCAGTTGGTTGCAAGGTATGGGgagttgtttttattctgtataGGTCACTTACGTTGAAATGTTTGTCActtttaaaaaaaagagaggaaaaaagtgTTGGAATATATTCAGGTCTGGATTTCTTGACACAACACTAGTCATAACGAGGTATAGACGCATGCTCAACTCCACTTCCTTGTCTAAATCAAATGTCCTGGGCACTTCACATCTGCCCAGACTctccagtgttttttttcttctttgtccTGCATTTGGATCTGCTGTGCTGGGCTGTACAACTGTTATTTTGGTACGGCACTTGCAACTGTGTGAATGTATCCCATCAATGCTGAGGATAGTGTTAGTTTACTTTGGAGGACTTTAATGGAAACTTTGACACCTGTTGTAGACTGCTCTGGAATACTGCCAGTCAGTGTTCAAAAGACTACCTTTCAGGTATAAAACCGCTCGGCTTTGCAGTGCTATCAGATGTCTGACAACTTTTATCATTAGTATCCACCATTGCCCGATgttgtgaaaaaacaaaccaacaaaaaagccACTGACAACTAAACCTATCAAAgatttatatttagtttttctaaTTTCTGCAGATCTATTTCTTTGATGCACGGCAATATAAACTTCCTTCAGGTGTCTTGGGTGGAAACGTAGCCAACCAGACCATGACAACCACGAACAAAGTCTAAATGAAACCCACTGACTGTAGGTAAGCTGCTGACGCCTTAATAACGGACACTTCCAACTCCTTGTAGTTCTGTGTCTAGAATAAGACAACATAATTCAACTGTCAGGATTTTCCCTATGTAGTGATACATAATGTACTGTAACAAATGTTAGGTGATGCATATAATATTAAACTGaaagaaacattgttttaaagtactatatatatatatatatatatatatatacactcacctaaaggattattaggaacacctgttcaatttctcattaatgcaattatctaaccaaccaatcacatggcagttgcttcaatgcatttaggggtgtggtcctggtcaagacaatctcctgaactccaaactgaatgtctgaatgggaaagaaaggtgatttaagcaattttgagcgtggcatagttgttggtgccagacgggccggtctgagtatttcacaatctgctcagttactgggattttcacgcacaaccatttctagggtttacaaagaatggtgtgaaaagggaaaaacatccagtgtgcggcagtcctgtgggcgaaaatgccttgttgatgctagaggtcagaggagaatgggccgactgattcaagctgatagaagagcaactttgactgaaataaccactcgttacaaccgaggtatgcagcaaagcatttgtgaagccacaacacgtacaaccttgaggcagatgggctacaacagcagaagaccccaccgggtaccactcatctccactacaaataggaaaaagaggctacaatttgcacaagctcaccaaaattggacagttgaagactggaaaaatgttgcctggtctgatgagtctcgatttctgttgagacattcagatggtagagtcagaatttggcgtaaacagaatgagaacatggatccatcatgccttgttaccactgtgcaggctggtggtggtggtgtaatggtgtgggggatgttttcttggcacactttaggccccttagtgccaattgggcatcgtttaaatgccacggcctacctgagcattgtttctgactatgtccatccctttatgaccaccatgtacccatcctctgatggctacttccagcaggataatgcaccatgtcacaaaggtcgaatcatttcaaattggtttcttgaacatgacaatgagttcactgtactaaactggcccccacagtcaccagatctcaacccaatagagcatctttgggatgtggtggactgggagcttcgtgccctggatgtgcatcccacaaatctccatcaactgcaagatgctatcctatcaatatgggccaacatttctaaagaatgctttcagcaccttgttgaatcaatgccacgtagaattaaggcagttctgaaggcgaaagggggccaaacacagtattagtatggtgttcctaataatcctttaggtgagtgtatatatatgttcagAGATGGGCAGTTAGCAATCCTGAAATGACTTCACATTGATCTCTTGGGTGGgtggatatttatatttttattatactgGAATGTTCCCACTTAAATCCGTGTAATACCTAAATATGAAATTTACAGCACATGActtaagtgtttttaaaaaatgttacactGCTGCAGTAAATGTGATATTGGAATAATTCTGCCAATGCTGAGAAATGTTTGCTTTTCAATAATACTAATCTTACCTGAATagtgttattttaattacaggttCTACTGTTGCCTTATTACAAAGAATTGAAGTGAAAACTAAGAGAGCATTTGGACCTCGGACTTCACAAACACTGAACTGTGACTTTGCAAGTCTTTGTTTTGTGACATCGGAAGAAATGTATGAACCATGTGCAGAAAAGTTTTTAAATGGCCTTAACAGGCATTGGTGTCTATATTGACTTGCTAGAATGTATACTAAAGTgatgtatattaaaatgtaaatagtgcagtATTCATTTGCTTACCTTTTTAATCGGTATTTATTGTTGTATAAAACTGAGATGGTACTTGCTTAAAGATACCTTACTATGGCCAGTTAAagtaaatatgtttgttttgtttctctttatgGTACATGCTGATTATATAATTTGCAGCATACATAACACTAGAGGTGATTGTTTTCTATTTATTCTATATTTATAGAGAAAATCAGAGTGAGGGATTTGCCTTGCCAGAGGAGTTGTATATTCACTGACCTGACTTTCAGATACAGCCTGCTGATCCACAGAGAGCCCAATGAAGGTCTAAGTGTTACTTGTGAGGGCACATCGTGTTGGTCTCGCATGTCTTTTGTCTCGCCAAAACTCAGTGAATGGTCTGGTAATCTGACCACGTAGATACTGGGCCAAGCCTTTATTTGACTATATAACATTTACTACTCTGTGAAGCGGAAGTGTACCACATAAAATTTATTAAAAGTTAAACAGCCTTTCCCTTCTATAGATCTACTGTGACTTTCATATCCTCTCTCGATTGGTTTACTTTTTGAGAAAACAGTATGGTTTCTTGTAGAAATCTAGACCTGGTCTTCTTATGTCCTTCATTTTAGGAACGGATTCAATTTAAAATCATGTTTTCTACAggttaaatacatttctaagaTGCTAGTGTAGCTAAACACCGTAAACCAAAACCTTAATATTGATAATGGAAGTGTTTTACTGAAACAGTCGGGTCCATGTTGTGTAAAGGATACATTCTTATGATTcagaatacatattttcaacATTAGTTTGTTCTTATGCATATCCAACTATAATATACattgttaaataattaaaatactgtaaaataaccCAGACTCTGCATCATGATCAATACTTGGAGCTCTGTCTGCACCACTTCAACCTATCAATGTATGCTTTTATGATAAAGCACAGCTTGCAGCGACGGTGCGACTGTACAGCACACACGCCAGCTCTTTCTGCATATGCAACATGTCCTGATTAGTGGGTCATGTCAGCCAGCTAACAATACACGTGTACTCTTCAAAGGCTTTAATATTAAAGGAGGAAGAATGTAACCAAAGATGGATCAAAGCAATGGAAATGCCATGGGATGTGtgcttgtctttttgttttgatcAGCACGTCAAATCCATCTGATGTTCAGTATGAAGATGTGTGAGACCGGTAGGATTCTGTCACTTCTAGCATTGTTTAAAAGAACCTGCACATTATTATCCTTTGTGGATGTACGAAGGGATTTAAGGCATACATCTTTTGAAACAGTCCAAGTATTGTTTTCTAATTAACGAAATAGAAAAATCTGTCATGTGATACTGTGTAAATGCCATGGTACCCACTAATTAATGGTCATTCTAGCTCTTCGCTTAGAGTTACAGAGGTGTTCTCCAATAGCTGGCCATGTAGAGACATGTCAAACGCAGAACTGTCGATTCAATCCAAGAATTTATATAAAGACAAGCAAGTGTCACATTGAGTAAGAGTGGCTTAGGTTTTTGAGATGTTAGATTAAACATATGTATCTGTACACAGGGAGAAATATGTTGCCTACTTCTGAAGGTCATCTATGGAAACATTTGGGAATAATTTAATTGGCAGTGTTTCTGGACTTAATTAAAAGGTTTGCCCTACATGATGGCAAATTGTAATTAACCTTTAATTAttcgtttattttttgtttagcatataacaaatacatagcATGACCTCAAATATAAAGCAAGAAAATGTTAACCTTTCAAAATGGGAGGTTTTAAAACTGCTGGAAAAATGTAGAAAAGAAAGAGACGACACCTTGCAGAGAGAAGGTGCGCTCAGAGAGAGAGTCCGAATATATGAAACCAGGATAAGATCTCAAAACGAGGGACTGAGACAGAAAATTAAACGTCTTTCTTTCGACAACAAAGAGCTGCGCAAAACCGTGAAGAGACTCAGGACGGATCTGGGGCTGGAGTCGGATCCCCAATTCCAAGGGAAGACCACGAAGGATATCATCCATGAACTGCGAGAAAAAGTGCAGCAATGCAGCGCTATCTTGGAAGAAAACCGAAAGCTAAGCCAAGCAGTGGATAAACTTACATCTGAGCTGGCCAACACTGCAACATCCAAAATGATCTTAGAGGAGCGCGTTTCATCTTTGCAACGTGATCTCAAAGACATGACCACCAACCAGCGGCGTCTGGTGAAGCTGTGGGAAGACAAGAGGGCCGAAAGAGAGCACTTCTCCCTGCCGGCCATCTCTCACAGGACTGTCCCACGACAGGTCTGCAACAAATCTGTCCAGACCGGGATGATCCTACAGGTGCATCAGAAATGTCCTAGCAAATCTCTGGAGGTGACCCAAGAtcggcgagagagagagacctctgCAGACCTCAAACCTCCCCCCATCGAGAGGAGACTTTATTCACCCTCCAACACAGAGAAATACAAAGGCTTCCACAATTCAAAGCAACACATCTGAGACTGGCACCTTTAAAATGCGGACCAGTGCAGAATGAATGAAAAGCCATGCATCAAATCTCAGAAAGACACACATGCTTGGAAGTATCTAGCTGcgttatataaaacatttgtgcatgtaatgtattttgcatAGCATGTGAACATTAACATAATATGCATATTCGTATATTTTCTAGAAAGTCGTgtgtattgtaaataaatgaCAGACAAGAACAATATTGTCCATAGTCATTaagttttgattttatatattacTATTAGTTAGTTTGcatattttgtgtttaaatattgCCTTGATATCATAAATGCAATACACatactttgtttaaaatgaaagtattgttgataaatgaaaatataaacttTGGGAAATACATAATGGTTACAGAGACATTGAATGCATTTTTCAGCACGCCGTGCACATGCTTGTTTTTTGCCTTTCGTTTTGAATGAGTGAGGTTTAGAAGTACTGTATTAACAGCacagatatataaaaatgtctcacgattatttatttattgctcgCATACCAATACAAAACCTGTCAGTGAATATTGTTCTCTCCTGAATGTGCAAAGCGGCGTTTCTCTCAGGCGCTGACCGGGACAGCCCCAGTAGGGGGCCTATGGAGGTCCTTTGAATGCCGGCGGCGCGGTATGCAGCGCAGGGAAGTGTTTCGTGTGCTTGGATTACAAACTTTGATTTGCAATAGTGTGTGTAAGATCACAGTTTCCATATTTGATGTTTAGATTCACTCTTATTGTTCAATCATGCTTTCGTCGGGGGAGCAGCATTGGTTCATTCGCAAGGTAAGACACATCCCTGCGTTTTTTAAGAGACATCCCAGAATCCAGCGAACTAGATGCATGGACTCTCTAGCTGAGAGAGTTGAATGATTGGTTGAGTGGTGCAATATGAATAAGCCGATCGTTCAtgattataatgtaatataaaaacCTCTGTTTTGTTCTAGCCCTGAGCTCAACTAAAGCAAGTGTGAGCGCAGCCTCCCTTCCCAATCACTAGCTACACACTTTCATTATTCCCCAACTCTCCCTCTGTATAAGTAATCAGGATCAAGCCCAGATATGCTCAGTTTGGTTTTGCTCAGTGTCAGGCTTTGTGCTTCCAGGTGATATGCTGGAGGGCTGCAGCCAGTGTGGCCTGGtcagtgctgctgctgccggTGTCCACGGCCCTGTTTGTGCTCCTGAGCAGGCTTAGCTTGTTCCATCCTGCCCAGTGGATTTCAGGTAGGATggtcatttcaaataaaaatacagtgaaacatggcCGATGGCACCATATTCTTGCATGTATGTGTATGAACAGTTTTCAGTTTGTGTTGTCATAACCGTGTGTTTTCATTTCCAGATTCCATGAGCTTCCTGTGTGGTTCCTATGTCATTTTTTCTCTTGTTCTTCTGTGCTTGGTGGTGCTGGTTATTAGTTTCTTCAATCTGGAGTATTACACAGGTACATTTCTtccagttatttttttttaatggaaatttaaattgaaaaaaatcCTTACGCCCTGGTCTTTGTTTTCAGTGGTGCCTTCAATTCCTTGCACTAAGATAGCACTGATAGGAAAAGTGCTTCACCCCCAGCAGTTCATTCACTCCCTGGTTCACTGCATGATGGGCATGCTGGTGACCTGGTGTGCGGCAGTGATGATCGGAGGAAGATACCAGTTTCTCGCCATCCCTTGTGTAGCAGAGGACCAGTGAGTAGTGCTCGATTCACCAAATCGGAGAATAAAATTTAAAGTGATTTTACTATGATTTAAAATTTAGTTTAATATGTATATTCAGTGTATATAATGGGAAAGCATAAATATTTGCCTTTCATTTCTAATAACATTCCTTCTTTTTTCTGCAGCGTTCCTGGCAGCCGTCAGATGTGTCTCAATGAGTTCcatctcttttttcttttggctGGCGCTTTCATGGGATGCAGCTACAGTCTTTTCGGGGTTGTTAGAAACATGAACTATGTGTCCTTTCAGACTATACAGGTACTGAGTCTCAATTTAATTTCCAGTTTACACTTGCACTAAAACAGTAGTGTTCAGGACCATTTGAGCAATAGAGAGAATGTCTTTAAAATGAtcttaatgtaatatttctcaATAATATTCATATCATGACTTGTAATACTAGGCTTTTTACTCCAATACAAATACCTAACCAATCTTTTGTGCTTTCATTTCAGCAATATAAATATCTACGCTTCAAGGGAACCCTACCTCTGCTGATTAAGCACAGTACAGTTCAGTCGCTGTATACTGTACGCAACTTCTGCATTGCGTATTTCTTCTTGGGTAAGGAAAGAGTTTGAGTAAGCATATTAAAAAGCATAACCTAAAACCGAATTCCCTTCAACTGGCTCACAGAAGGGTTACATAATTATGTGAAAGAGCACAACAGATTTTATATATCATATTGCAAACCCTGAATTTAAGACCTTAAAACCGAAAACGAGCAGGAGGAATATAATTTTAAGTGGCTTCAGAGTTATGTGCAAATCTGTAATCTAGCCATCAGCTGGGAGCTTTCATGTGTCTGAGCTTTCAAACTCACGGCATACCCGAGCAATCAAAGTTTTGTGATAGATTGAAGATTTAATAAATACTTCAGTGGCATGATCTTCTGGTTATATTTGAGTTGTTTCTGATTAATATGGTGCCTTATTTAAGCTAAATTCTGCACTAGTTCAGCTTAAACGTAGGCTTTGCATTAAACTAGGGGTTTGAGTTACATTTTCCAGTAAACGTCGTCTTCCATCAGGGTTAGGATTGCATTTCTACTCTGTTAACCACGCCGGATGGAGTTGCAGCTTGGGTGTAGCTTCACATTTTTAAGTTGTCTAAGGTGGGGGTTCTGACTATTGTTAGGACTAATAAAAGGGCAGGTATCTTATCGGTGTCAAACAATGGTGTGTGGTATCATGTCTTTCTGGTTGGCACTGTAATGCAATATCACAGTTCGGAATAAAGATTGGTAACATTATTTATCTCTTAAGCAACTTAACTGCTTATTTGGATATTTAATAGCACAACACAATTATTCACCTCCTTTGTTGGTGTCTTCTGGAAGAGGTATAGAGCAACACTGATACAGAGGTGATTGACACTTGCATTAGAAAGAGCTGGAAGACGGTGTGTTGACTTAGTCAACACGGTAGGAGGAAAATAGTGTTTTTTATAAACACACCTTAACgttaaaattgttttattttcaggcTATATCCCCAGAGCATGGATCTGTGCAACAATGAACCTTCATAAAGACAGGTGAGTAAATGTCTAGACGCTGGCTAAATCAGTCCATGAATGTGATCCTGCCCCATTAAATCTGTTCTGCTGCatctttcaatttgtatttcaaGTTATGATTTATCTTGATGTAAGTTCAGTTGGCCTGtctttacattgttttttttttttttttttttttttacatctgttTTGTGAACAAAGTCTATAAGCaaccattttatttatgttaatatCTGATTTTCATGTTTCTGAATGCTTTTGTCTTTTTCCATTAGCACTCTTCATTCACTTGATACGATTGCAGGACTCCTGGACTTTTCGCTGATCTACCATCTTTGGATCAGTGGTACTTTTCTCTTGGTGACATGGTACATCACTTGGCTGCTCTTCCGGATCTATATCACAGAGGTTTGTAAGATGGAGTTGAATTACTTGATAAAatgtggattttgtttttatgacaCTACATTCACTGATTAATACTGTCCTTCTGTCATTAAGAATAAGATCACCAGCTCGTTATTTATTATCGTTTTTGTGCTTCCTCCTAAGGTGTTCTGTTTTCCTGTACAGTCGTCATTCGCGGAGGACGGAAACCACTTCCTTCCCAGAGTTTTAAGTTGCAAGACACCACTCATTTTAAAGGTAAGGAGAAGAGAAGAAAATCGAAAAGgtgtatttaattgatttagtaAGAGATTAaatcttatttttaaaaaatcactGAATGCTCAAAGTGCCTGAACTTGAATGGAAAAACGGTCACACTGAAAAGCCTTTCTTAAAAATGAATTTGTCATTTCAGTTTTTAGCTTTACAGGACCTGGCCTTGCTGTCCCAACATTCACCATCAAGAAGAATGGAGGTCTTTAGCCTGAGTCAACCTGGTATGTaggtttgttcatttttatattCCACTGCATTGGCCAACTGTTGTATATTACTGTGAAATTTGCGTGAAGATATTTTCACTGAAGTATTTGTTTAAGTCAGTTTTTAAA from Amia ocellicauda isolate fAmiCal2 chromosome 19, fAmiCal2.hap1, whole genome shotgun sequence includes these protein-coding regions:
- the ndc1 gene encoding nucleoporin NDC1 isoform X2, translating into MLSSGEQHWFIRKVICWRAAASVAWSVLLLPVSTALFVLLSRLSLFHPAQWISDSMSFLCGSYVIFSLVLLCLVVLVISFFNLEYYTVVPSIPCTKIALIGKVLHPQQFIHSLVHCMMGMLVTWCAAVMIGGRYQFLAIPCVAEDHVPGSRQMCLNEFHLFFLLAGAFMGCSYSLFGVVRNMNYVSFQTIQQYKYLRFKGTLPLLIKHSTVQSLYTVRNFCIAYFFLGYIPRAWICATMNLHKDSTLHSLDTIAGLLDFSLIYHLWISGTFLLVTWYITWLLFRIYITEVFCFPVQSSFAEDGNHFLPRVLSCKTPLILKFLALQDLALLSQHSPSRRMEVFSLSQPGGHPHNWIAISGECLSLLIDLTQKLVAYHEAVASNGRMKPHSVGSGKGSSSSENSGTSIAEEPAVWQVQTPRAGGVLKTPGSVFVRSSVAGLRSPLTAPFTPELGSPFGSPAIRRLAGAVDPSSPWYGSVQSPHVMRRGPKLWSSSAGSPPNGSLPGNPSPGPSPPPAERKPSFFSLWLQNRQEQLPEASSQALFADSQSHIWALEGLSHLVAASYTEDRFGVVQTAFPSILSTMLTLQEAVDKHFKLPHASSKPVRSSGSLEDSTYKTLRFALRASLKTAIYRITTTFGEHLHAVQMTTEHRKRLQQFMEYKE
- the LOC136714283 gene encoding golgin subfamily A member 6-like protein 2, with the protein product MTSNIKQENVNLSKWEVLKLLEKCRKERDDTLQREGALRERVRIYETRIRSQNEGLRQKIKRLSFDNKELRKTVKRLRTDLGLESDPQFQGKTTKDIIHELREKVQQCSAILEENRKLSQAVDKLTSELANTATSKMILEERVSSLQRDLKDMTTNQRRLVKLWEDKRAEREHFSLPAISHRTVPRQVCNKSVQTGMILQVHQKCPSKSLEVTQDRRERETSADLKPPPIERRLYSPSNTEKYKGFHNSKQHI
- the ndc1 gene encoding nucleoporin NDC1 isoform X1, producing the protein MLSSGEQHWFIRKVICWRAAASVAWSVLLLPVSTALFVLLSRLSLFHPAQWISDSMSFLCGSYVIFSLVLLCLVVLVISFFNLEYYTVVPSIPCTKIALIGKVLHPQQFIHSLVHCMMGMLVTWCAAVMIGGRYQFLAIPCVAEDHVPGSRQMCLNEFHLFFLLAGAFMGCSYSLFGVVRNMNYVSFQTIQQYKYLRFKGTLPLLIKHSTVQSLYTVRNFCIAYFFLGYIPRAWICATMNLHKDSTLHSLDTIAGLLDFSLIYHLWISGTFLLVTWYITWLLFRIYITEVFCFPVQSSFAEDGNHFLPRVLSCKTPLILKFLALQDLALLSQHSPSRRMEVFSLSQPGGHPHNWIAISGECLSLLIDLTQKLVAYHEAVASNGRMKPHSVGSGKGSSSSENSGTSIAEEPAVWQVQTPRAGGVLKTPGSVFVRSSVAGLRSPLTAPFTPELGSPFGSPAIRRLAGAVDPSSPWYGSVQSPHVMRRGPKLWSSSAGSPPNGSLPGNPSPGPSPPPAERKPSFFSLWLQNRQEQVKNFLARRVPIMYLFHKLPEASSQALFADSQSHIWALEGLSHLVAASYTEDRFGVVQTAFPSILSTMLTLQEAVDKHFKLPHASSKPVRSSGSLEDSTYKTLRFALRASLKTAIYRITTTFGEHLHAVQMTTEHRKRLQQFMEYKE